The proteins below come from a single Bacteroidota bacterium genomic window:
- a CDS encoding M28 family peptidase encodes MLTTLTFLLPLLLLFSSGSFSQQKEFSEENAVSILRTLVLEIGPRPMGSPAEQRALNFAAEKFKEYGCDTSYVLPMTVAAGVNTKSGVAVGVKKGKSNRIIVIGGHIDSSGPEIPGANDDGSGTACVIELARVICSRETESTVYFCCWGGEEQGLRGSTFFVNNFEHLDSVVLMLQLDMADGSSYLLADPDGSNASAPSWLVKSAFDIFYHDLKKSDLVYQTASSTLNLAAGGAFGSDHIPFIDKGIPAIDFTSDVTFPIHTPQDNWENFTPSGLKRSGDLVLKLFEKYDGGVPSRTTEQYQLIQFGSQVFFLSYPVIWAFIGISLAVSVAVFVRARKNRLVPDTARKIKWSRFKLIGVAFVLQFFLWSSETVVGLIGGYRFPWVNNESGFLILGALCGLVGLWFVLQAVRRYRLTEDASVFVRPALVSLFVMTLLSAYLTPELGMYLAASLLCMSLATRVKKPALKLILFTMAFLVLYKLVFFDGLGLFQRGIAQNQMSAFWQKALLHLGYVVVFTGLSLPFVYGFAAIYRGSGVDVMWLRRFRKGNGLLVTSLAAVSVATYLLAQPVYDNLWFNNVRVSHHYELGADTSSFTIRSSEYFEGLTGTLNGRDTTLTGRQNYAAVQEARGLSVNWVGVSQSVEEPARISDSTWRVERVLEVHTQFKPLLVNLVYESDQPFEVRSQWAHGPQARDRRLRETEMRKVFRWYSFPDTLLRIPVTFTLRDTQHVTERVEVVFDSVAFPIRLQREFTNVEYRTTIAAMDSFAIAKQ; translated from the coding sequence AGATCGGCCCCCGTCCGATGGGTTCGCCCGCCGAACAGCGTGCCCTGAATTTCGCTGCCGAAAAGTTCAAGGAATACGGCTGCGACACAAGCTACGTTCTGCCCATGACGGTTGCCGCGGGAGTCAACACGAAAAGCGGCGTGGCTGTCGGCGTGAAGAAGGGGAAGTCCAACCGCATCATTGTTATCGGCGGGCATATTGATTCCTCCGGACCGGAAATACCGGGCGCAAACGACGACGGCTCCGGAACAGCCTGTGTAATTGAACTGGCGCGTGTGATCTGCAGTCGTGAAACTGAATCTACTGTGTACTTCTGCTGTTGGGGCGGGGAGGAACAGGGCCTGCGCGGTTCGACGTTCTTCGTCAACAACTTCGAACATCTCGACAGCGTTGTGCTGATGTTACAACTCGACATGGCCGACGGTTCGAGTTATCTTCTTGCTGATCCGGACGGCAGCAATGCAAGTGCCCCGTCGTGGCTGGTGAAATCAGCGTTCGATATTTTCTATCATGACTTGAAGAAATCGGATCTGGTGTATCAAACCGCCTCATCAACGCTGAATCTTGCCGCGGGCGGCGCGTTCGGTTCGGATCATATTCCGTTCATCGACAAGGGAATTCCTGCAATCGACTTCACGAGCGATGTGACGTTCCCTATTCACACACCGCAAGATAATTGGGAGAACTTCACACCATCGGGACTGAAGCGATCCGGTGATCTTGTTCTGAAGCTATTTGAGAAGTATGACGGCGGTGTTCCTTCTCGAACGACGGAACAATATCAATTGATTCAATTCGGATCTCAGGTGTTCTTCCTCTCCTATCCGGTCATTTGGGCGTTTATCGGAATTTCTCTCGCGGTTTCAGTTGCTGTATTTGTCCGTGCCCGCAAGAACCGGCTCGTTCCCGACACGGCAAGGAAAATCAAATGGTCACGATTCAAGCTCATTGGTGTCGCTTTCGTTCTTCAATTCTTTCTCTGGAGTTCAGAAACAGTTGTCGGACTTATTGGAGGATATCGATTCCCGTGGGTGAACAATGAATCAGGTTTTCTCATTCTTGGCGCGCTGTGCGGCCTTGTGGGGCTGTGGTTTGTTTTGCAGGCTGTAAGACGATACAGGTTAACTGAAGATGCGTCTGTATTCGTCCGTCCTGCATTGGTTTCCCTTTTTGTCATGACCCTGCTTTCCGCGTATCTTACGCCCGAACTCGGAATGTATCTTGCTGCTTCGCTGTTGTGCATGTCGCTGGCAACCCGTGTCAAGAAACCCGCGCTGAAACTTATCCTCTTCACTATGGCATTTCTCGTGTTGTACAAGCTTGTCTTCTTTGATGGATTGGGATTATTCCAGCGCGGCATTGCGCAGAATCAAATGTCCGCTTTCTGGCAGAAGGCCCTTTTGCATCTTGGGTACGTTGTCGTCTTCACAGGACTGTCGCTTCCGTTTGTGTACGGCTTTGCCGCCATTTACCGTGGGTCGGGAGTTGATGTGATGTGGTTAAGAAGATTTAGAAAAGGAAACGGGCTTCTTGTGACATCACTCGCCGCTGTCAGCGTTGCCACATATCTTCTCGCCCAACCGGTGTACGACAATCTGTGGTTCAACAACGTCCGGGTCAGTCATCACTATGAACTCGGTGCTGATACAAGTTCATTCACCATCAGAAGCTCGGAATACTTTGAGGGATTGACCGGCACACTCAATGGACGCGATACCACATTGACCGGAAGGCAGAATTATGCCGCCGTGCAGGAGGCTCGGGGGCTTTCGGTGAATTGGGTCGGTGTGTCGCAATCAGTTGAAGAACCGGCGAGAATCTCCGATTCCACCTGGCGAGTCGAGCGTGTGCTTGAAGTTCATACGCAATTCAAGCCGTTGCTGGTAAACCTGGTGTACGAAAGCGATCAACCATTTGAAGTACGATCACAATGGGCGCACGGTCCGCAAGCCCGGGATCGCAGATTGCGGGAAACAGAAATGCGGAAAGTGTTCCGGTGGTATTCATTTCCGGATACGTTGTTGAGAATTCCGGTGACCTTCACGTTGCGCGATACGCAACACGTAACCGAACGTGTTGAAGTCGTGTTTGATTCCGTCGCGTTTCCAATCAGGTTGCAGCGTGAGTTTACAAATGTCGAATACCGGACAACCATCGCCGCCATGGATTCATTTGCAATCGCGAAGCAATGA